In Parasegetibacter sp. NRK P23, the genomic stretch TTGTTCACTTCATGCGCCATCATCCGGATCACTTTTTCATATACTTTCTTTTCAGCGGCCAGTATTTCCGCGGTGAGTTCTTCAATCATGATGAAATGGCGGGAAAACCCACGGTCGATGAAATGTGATTTCTGAATCTTATAGGTCTGAACGCCGGAAACGGCCAGGGTTTTCGCTTCGCCCGACTTCAGTTCCTGCATGGCCTGAAGAATAGGATGTTGATGAGTGCCATTTTTTAAAGCCGTTTCTTCTATTCCAAGCATATTGATGGCGCGTGGATTCACCTGTTGAATCATCCCGTTAAAATCGAGTACGATGATCCCGGTGGGGGAAGTCTGGATCAGTTTCTCCAGGAAAAAATGCTGCCGTTCCTGTTGTAATCGTTCAGTACGAAGTTCTTCGATCATCTGGTTGTACACATCAATGAGTTTGTCCATTTCGAAACTGCCGGTGCGGAGGAGTTTCACACTGAAGTCTCTGTCGCGGATGGCTTCGGTACCCTGTACCAGCATGTTCAGGGGATCAATCAGCGCACGGTACAATCGCCAGGAGAAGAAGACCGATACCAGTATCAGCACCTCGGAAACCAGGAACAGCAACCTGTTTCGTTCAAACACCACGAAGCTGAGCGCCAGCATCAGCAGGTGCACGGTGCCCACGAAGAGCAGGTATTTAGTCTTCAGCTTCATCGTAAGCGATATTGTATTTCTCTAACCTTCTGTACAAAGAACTCCGGGTAATCCCCAAGGCGACCGCCGCTTTGGAAATGCTGTTGCGGTGGAACGACATGGCCCTGCGGATCATTTCCACCTCCAGTTCTTCCAGCGTAATGGTACCCACGCCGGGCAAACGAAGGTTTCCTTCCGAAGCGGGTGAGAGTTCCAGTTGCCGGTTAAAATCCTCCATTTCCAACTGATCGTTTCCGCTCACCAGTATGGTTCTTTCCACCAGGTTCTTGAGCTGGCGTATATTTCCGGGCAGCGGCAGTTGCTGCAAGCATTTCATGGCCGAAGGCGCGACGGAAACACCGGGTCGCTGGTATATTTCCCTGAGGTTCGCGATAAAACTGTTCACCAGCAGGGGAATATCACCCGCTCTTTCCCGCAATGCCGGCAGCCTGAGTGTAATGAGGTTGATGCGGTAAAGCAGGTCCTCTCGGAAACTGCCTTTCGCCACCATCTCATGGAGGTTTTTATTGGTAGCGCATACCACGCGTACGTCCGCGAATTTTGAGCGGCTGCTGCCCAGCACTTCATAGGTTTTATCCTGCAATACACGCAGCAGTTTCACTTGACTCGCCGGATCCAGGTCGCCGATCTCATCGAGGAAGATGGTGCCTTTGTTGGCCATTTCGAAACGGCCGGTTCTGTCGTAACGCGCATCCGTAAACGCGCCGCGTACATGCCCGAACATTTCACTTTCAAAGAGAGCAGACGATATGCCACCGAGGTTCACTTTTACAAACGGCTTATGCTTCCGGGCGCTGT encodes the following:
- a CDS encoding sigma-54 dependent transcriptional regulator, whose product is MVLIIDDDIAVRTSLLLLLQQQGMSADVAETPSFALEKIEKLKPSLVLLDLNFSLDTSGREGMELLEKIRKKEPSLPIILITGWGSIALAVQGMKLGANDFVTKPWQNEQLLQTIRTLLQLNKEKQRPQSRKQLDEQFAFRQIIGEDPAMLQVLETIGRVAPTDAPVLIMGESGTGKELVAEAIHQNSARKHKPFVKVNLGGISSALFESEMFGHVRGAFTDARYDRTGRFEMANKGTIFLDEIGDLDPASQVKLLRVLQDKTYEVLGSSRSKFADVRVVCATNKNLHEMVAKGSFREDLLYRINLITLRLPALRERAGDIPLLVNSFIANLREIYQRPGVSVAPSAMKCLQQLPLPGNIRQLKNLVERTILVSGNDQLEMEDFNRQLELSPASEGNLRLPGVGTITLEELEVEMIRRAMSFHRNSISKAAVALGITRSSLYRRLEKYNIAYDEAED
- a CDS encoding PAS domain-containing sensor histidine kinase; protein product: MKLKTKYLLFVGTVHLLMLALSFVVFERNRLLFLVSEVLILVSVFFSWRLYRALIDPLNMLVQGTEAIRDRDFSVKLLRTGSFEMDKLIDVYNQMIEELRTERLQQERQHFFLEKLIQTSPTGIIVLDFNGMIQQVNPRAINMLGIEETALKNGTHQHPILQAMQELKSGEAKTLAVSGVQTYKIQKSHFIDRGFSRHFIMIEELTAEILAAEKKVYEKVIRMMAHEVNNTTGPVNSIMSSALHADALWQSGTLDTLREAFEVAIERNNNLNGFMRGFADLVKLPLPEKRNIDINRLLRSVARLMELRAADSNIKIEAFTPSTEWWVPADAQLMEQALINIVKNGIEAIEGKGIVQLLADPATRTITVSDTGRGIPSEVGEHVFSPFYSTKRDGQGIGLTLVREVLLNHGFRFSLNTLRPGNTRFTIHL